A window of the Hordeum vulgare subsp. vulgare chromosome 5H, MorexV3_pseudomolecules_assembly, whole genome shotgun sequence genome harbors these coding sequences:
- the LOC123398857 gene encoding pathogenesis-related protein 1-like: MEYSPKLAAVLLLALASAMAVTAQNSPQDFVDPHNAARADVGVGPVTWDDNVAAYAQNYAEQRRSDCQLVHSGGQYGENIYGGRGGGADWTAADAVQAWVSEKQYYDHDSNSCSAPADKSCLHYTQVVWRDSTAIGCARVVCDGGDGLFIICSYNPPGNYVGVSPY; encoded by the coding sequence ATGGAGTACTCGCCGAAGCTAGCAGCAGTGCTGCTCTTGGCTCTCGCGTCCGCCATGGCGGTCACGGCCCAGAACTCGCCGCAGGACTTCGTGGACCCTCACAACGCTGCGCGCGCCGACGTCGGTGTCGGGCCGGTGACCTGGGACGACAACGTGGCTGCGTACGCGCAGAACTACGCCGAGCAGCGCCGCAGCGACTGCCAGCTTGTACATTCGGGCGGGCAGTACGGGGAGAACATCTACGGAGGCCGCGGCGGCGGGGCCGACTGGACGGCGGCGGACGCCGTGCAAGCGTGGGTGTCGGAGAAGCAGTACTACGACCACGACAGCAACAGCTGCTCGGCGCCGGCGGACAAGTCGTGCTTGCACTACACACAGGTGGTGTGGCGCGACTCGACGGCCATCGGATGCGCCCGCGTCGTctgcgacggcggcgacggcctgTTCATCATCTGCAGCTACAACCCGCCGGGGAACTACGTGGGGGTGAGCCCATACTAG